In a single window of the Pseudopipra pipra isolate bDixPip1 chromosome Z, bDixPip1.hap1, whole genome shotgun sequence genome:
- the TMEM271 gene encoding transmembrane protein 271, with the protein MKWSVRGACAALSSCLLLACALSAAAVGLKCFSLGSELKGEPFRLGTAAGAFYSGLLLAAGLSLLAAALLCCRPPDEAPPAPAPAPAPAPASALALAPAGDPDPASGSPCGAEAAAAPSGPVEKASPGGRQNFLLLGVLVFMLGVLSAFAGAVIDGDTVSLVERKYSHYCLLQPGGAARPRSGPAAPDGSAAALRCQKLRDYQQGLVLSTVFNALECLLGLLNLLLVKNYKAAQQRGRRRRRRRAAPAAAASGGRRRRRRGGGGGRRAPRHSQGSLFSGGEPELSPGDCPFQAVSYINVGVFHVFDEAGVEVHCGGHPSVELPGYSPMDPELNASYPYCYPVPSEQPPAYEEIYPGEPCAHGT; encoded by the coding sequence ATGAAGTGGAGCGTGCGGGGAGCCTGCGCCGCgctctccagctgcctcctgctcgCCTGCGCCCTCAGCGCCGCCGCCGTGGGCCTCAAGTGCTTCTCGCTGGGCTCTGAGCTCAAGGGCGAGCCCTTCCGCCTGGGCACCGCCGCCGGCGCCTTCTACTCGGGGCTGCTGCTGGCCGCCGGCCTCTCGCTGCTCGCCGCTGCGCTGCTCTGCTGTCGCCCGCCCGACGAGGCGCCCCCGGCGCCGGCTCCGGCCCCAGCACCGGCCCCGGCCTCAGCCTTGGCGTTGGCTCCGGCCGGGGACCCGGACCCGGCGAGCGGCAGCCCTTGcggggcggaggcggcggccgCGCCGTCGGGGCCGGTGGAGAAGGCGTCGCCCGGCGGGCGGCAGAACTTCCTGcttctgggggtgctggtgttCATGCTGGGCGTGCTGAGCGCCTTCGCCGGCGCCGTCATCGACGGCGACACCGTGTCGCTGGTGGAGAGGAAGTACTCGCACTATTGCCTGCTGCAGCCCGGCGGCGCGGCCCGCCcgcggagcggccccgcggcccccgacGGCTCCGCCGCGGCGCTCCGCTGCCAAAAGCTGCGGGACTACCAGCAAGGCTTGGTGCTCTCCACCGTCTTCAACGCGCTGGAGTGCCTCCTGGGCCTGCTCAACCTGCTCCTCGTCAAGAACTACAAGGCCGCCCAGCAGCGCGGacggaggcggcggcggcggcgagcggccccggcggcggcggcgtcGGGCGGGCGTCGAAGGCGGCGAcggggcggtggcggcgggcggcgggcgccgcgccacagccagggctcccTCTTTTCCGGCGGCGAGCCCGAGCTCAGCCCCGGGGATTGCCCCTTCCAGGCCGTCTCCTACATCAACGTGGGCGTCTTCCACGTCTTCGACGAGGCCGGCGTGGAGGTGCACTGCGGCGGGCATCCCTCCGTCGAGCTGCCTGGCTACTCGCCCATGGACCCCGAGCTCAACGCCTCCTACCCCTACTGCTACCCGGTGCCCAGCGAGCAGCCCCCTGCCTACGAGGAGATCTACCCCGGGGAGCCCTGCGCTCACGGCACCTAG